A region from the Vibrio navarrensis genome encodes:
- a CDS encoding RNA-binding domain-containing protein, whose amino-acid sequence MLRTELLEIIANGENSGVEFKRDDIRPEQLAKEVVALANLRGGLILLGVEDDGSISGINRENLEEWVMTSVFSAKVHPMILPFYEEIQIEDGKRVAVISLTQGTSKPYVVRHNQREDVYVRLGSTSRLASREEQARLYESGGMLHSEVLPVAGTSFASLSRERLTDYLQNILQEPEMPTTEQEWITRLLGLGYLVEGVGDQVVCTIAGLLLFGTAPRRYLRQSGIRLMVFDGDSMEYRAELDEVINAPFVGLWTTEGGTRQLEEVNYGIIERFIDKITPFISEEADNIDSGFRRENQWHYPKEAIREALINALVHRDWTKMVDIEVVVYSNRIEISSPGAMQNSMTIEKMLAGQRSPRNPLIVEVMRDYGYVDARGMGVRTKIIPLMRQHSTSEPEFQLTDDYLKLTLYR is encoded by the coding sequence ATGTTAAGAACAGAGCTACTTGAAATCATTGCTAACGGTGAAAACTCAGGTGTTGAATTCAAACGTGACGACATCAGACCAGAACAACTTGCCAAAGAAGTGGTAGCTCTAGCGAATCTGCGCGGCGGTCTAATTCTCCTTGGTGTGGAAGATGATGGCTCTATCAGCGGCATCAACAGAGAAAACCTTGAAGAATGGGTTATGACGTCTGTATTTTCCGCCAAAGTTCATCCTATGATTCTGCCATTTTATGAAGAAATACAAATAGAGGATGGCAAAAGGGTCGCTGTAATATCTCTAACCCAAGGAACTAGCAAACCCTATGTGGTAAGACATAATCAACGTGAAGACGTCTACGTGCGCTTAGGTAGTACATCTCGCTTGGCTAGTCGAGAAGAACAAGCTCGCTTGTATGAAAGTGGTGGAATGCTTCACTCCGAAGTTTTACCCGTAGCGGGGACTTCTTTTGCTTCACTAAGCAGAGAGCGGCTAACTGATTATCTCCAAAATATTCTACAAGAACCTGAAATGCCAACAACCGAACAAGAGTGGATTACACGACTACTTGGGCTTGGTTATCTTGTCGAAGGTGTTGGTGATCAGGTTGTGTGTACTATAGCAGGCTTGCTTTTATTCGGAACTGCTCCGAGGCGCTACCTAAGGCAATCTGGTATTAGACTTATGGTGTTCGATGGTGACAGCATGGAATACCGAGCAGAACTCGACGAGGTGATAAATGCACCTTTTGTGGGTTTATGGACAACTGAAGGCGGAACGCGTCAGCTTGAAGAAGTTAACTACGGGATCATCGAACGCTTTATTGACAAAATCACACCTTTTATTAGTGAAGAAGCTGACAACATCGATAGTGGTTTCAGACGAGAAAATCAGTGGCATTATCCGAAAGAAGCAATTCGTGAGGCTCTAATCAATGCCCTTGTCCACCGAGACTGGACAAAAATGGTTGATATTGAGGTTGTTGTTTACTCTAACCGAATCGAAATATCTAGTCCAGGAGCTATGCAAAACTCAATGACCATCGAAAAGATGCTCGCAGGACAACGTTCGCCTAGAAACCCTCTGATAGTTGAAGTTATGCGAGATTATGGTTATGTAGATGCGCGTGGAATGGGAGTAAGGACTAAAATAATCCCTCTCATGAGGCAACACTCAACTTCAGAGCCTGAATTCCAGCTTACCGACGATTATCTGAAACTAACACTGTACCGTTAG
- a CDS encoding GntR family transcriptional regulator has translation MSRLPMYRQIVNAIRDKISDGEYKVGTALPTEAQLREEFSCSRVTVRQALKLLIENGELESVQGSGTYVKENKINYDIYQQSSFAEKWAHLNVMTHSDVLAFEITKASLTMADLLDICEGDKVYYVKRVRYLDDSPITVEETWLPTDMFPDLTYQVMQGSKYHFIEKEKGMVIDRSEQEIIPVLPPQEIAELLDIDPAQPIIEKRTRGFLQGDVVFEYSRNYFKSTDYKFTLVAHRNRTPNTLSRSV, from the coding sequence ATGTCAAGACTGCCAATGTATCGTCAGATTGTGAATGCGATTCGCGATAAAATCAGCGACGGTGAATATAAAGTAGGAACCGCGCTTCCTACCGAAGCTCAGTTGCGTGAAGAATTCTCTTGCAGTCGAGTCACGGTTCGCCAAGCATTAAAGTTGCTGATTGAAAATGGGGAACTTGAAAGTGTGCAGGGTAGTGGAACCTATGTAAAAGAAAACAAGATTAACTACGATATTTATCAGCAGAGCAGTTTTGCGGAAAAGTGGGCGCATTTAAATGTGATGACACACAGTGATGTGTTAGCGTTTGAAATCACCAAAGCGTCGCTTACTATGGCGGACTTGCTGGATATATGCGAAGGAGACAAGGTCTATTACGTGAAACGCGTTCGTTATTTGGATGACAGCCCAATCACTGTTGAAGAAACGTGGTTACCAACTGATATGTTCCCAGATCTGACCTATCAAGTAATGCAAGGATCTAAGTACCACTTTATCGAGAAAGAGAAGGGGATGGTGATTGACCGCAGTGAGCAAGAAATCATTCCGGTACTGCCACCGCAGGAGATTGCCGAGTTGTTAGACATCGATCCTGCTCAACCGATCATCGAGAAGCGCACCCGTGGTTTTTTACAAGGTGATGTGGTGTTTGAATACAGTCGCAATTACTTCAAATCGACTGACTACAAATTTACGCTAGTTGCTCATAGAAATAGAACGCCAAACACACTTAGTCGTTCAGTTTAG
- the brxL gene encoding protease Lon-related BREX system protein BrxL: MQHVRDVDLDELMTTQFKGRVVRKDLTKQLKEGANVPVYVLEYLLGMYCSTDDDELIEAGLGRVKQILTDNYVRPDEAEKVKSLIREKGTHKVIDKVTVKLNQKKDVYEASLSNLGIKDAVISANVVKENEKLLTGGIWCIITLSYFYEEGQKTSPFSVVGLKAIQMPSMNMQEVFDARRNFTMDQWLDMLLRSIGMEPANLEQRAKWHILARMIPFVENNYNVCELGPRGTGKSHVYKECSPNSLLVSGGQTTVANLFYNMSSRQVGLVGMWDIVAFDEVAGIRFKDKDGVQIMKDYMASGSFSRGRDSIEAKASMVFVGNIDQSVETLVKTSHLLAPFPPEMIDSAFFDRFHAYIPGWEIPKMRPEFFTNRFGLITDYLAEYMREMRKHAFADAIDKFFKLGNNLNQRDVIAVRRTTSGLLKLLVPHGEYSKEDVRICLTYALEVRRRVKEQLKKIGGMEFFDVNFSYIDNETLEEFFVNVPEQGGSQIIPPGMPNAGVVHFVSHGTAGKLGVFRIETQKTAGNGKLTTSGLGSDTEAKEQVKVGFEYFKGNLSRIAANNQYSEHEFHLHFVDLQMSGHSHSSSLAALIANCSALLGKPMQESMVVLGSMTLGGVLHPVQDLAGSMQVALEAGATKILIPMASATDIPTVPAETFTKFQVSFYSDPVDAVYKALGVS; the protein is encoded by the coding sequence ATCCAACATGTCAGAGATGTCGATCTGGATGAGTTGATGACGACTCAATTTAAAGGCAGAGTTGTACGTAAAGACCTGACCAAACAACTTAAGGAAGGAGCCAATGTTCCTGTCTATGTCCTCGAGTACCTGTTAGGGATGTATTGCTCGACTGATGATGATGAGTTGATAGAAGCTGGCTTAGGTCGAGTAAAACAAATTCTGACTGATAACTATGTTCGCCCAGACGAAGCTGAAAAGGTCAAATCACTGATCCGAGAAAAAGGCACACATAAAGTTATTGATAAAGTCACTGTAAAGCTTAATCAGAAAAAAGACGTATACGAGGCGAGCCTATCGAATTTAGGTATCAAGGACGCGGTGATCTCTGCCAATGTTGTTAAAGAGAATGAAAAGCTGCTGACAGGCGGTATTTGGTGCATCATTACTCTAAGCTACTTCTATGAGGAAGGCCAAAAGACGTCACCATTTTCTGTTGTTGGCTTAAAAGCAATTCAGATGCCTTCAATGAACATGCAAGAAGTGTTTGACGCTCGACGCAACTTCACTATGGATCAATGGCTAGATATGCTATTACGCTCAATTGGTATGGAACCTGCCAATCTGGAACAGCGTGCTAAGTGGCATATCTTAGCCAGAATGATACCGTTCGTTGAAAATAACTATAACGTCTGCGAGCTAGGCCCTCGCGGTACAGGTAAGTCTCACGTTTATAAAGAATGTTCCCCGAACTCTTTATTGGTATCAGGCGGTCAAACCACCGTCGCGAACCTTTTCTATAACATGTCAAGCCGCCAAGTCGGTTTGGTTGGCATGTGGGATATTGTCGCTTTTGATGAAGTCGCTGGTATCCGATTTAAAGACAAAGATGGCGTGCAGATAATGAAAGACTACATGGCTTCAGGTTCATTTAGCCGTGGTCGTGATTCCATTGAAGCGAAGGCTTCAATGGTCTTTGTCGGTAATATTGACCAAAGTGTCGAAACACTGGTTAAAACGAGTCATCTACTTGCCCCATTCCCTCCAGAGATGATTGACTCAGCATTTTTTGACCGTTTCCACGCTTATATTCCTGGCTGGGAAATTCCTAAAATGCGCCCAGAGTTTTTTACAAACCGTTTTGGTTTGATCACCGATTACCTTGCTGAATACATGCGCGAGATGCGCAAACATGCATTTGCCGATGCTATCGACAAATTCTTCAAGCTGGGAAACAATCTCAATCAGCGAGATGTTATCGCCGTTCGCCGTACCACATCTGGACTACTAAAACTTTTAGTGCCACATGGCGAGTACTCTAAAGAAGATGTGCGGATTTGCTTGACCTATGCACTCGAGGTTCGCCGCCGAGTCAAAGAGCAGCTCAAAAAAATTGGAGGGATGGAGTTCTTCGATGTTAACTTCTCTTACATTGATAATGAAACGCTCGAAGAGTTCTTTGTAAACGTTCCAGAACAAGGAGGTTCACAGATTATCCCACCAGGCATGCCTAATGCTGGCGTTGTTCACTTCGTTAGCCATGGTACTGCGGGCAAGCTCGGAGTGTTCCGAATTGAAACTCAAAAAACGGCTGGCAATGGTAAGCTAACCACTTCAGGTTTAGGATCAGATACCGAAGCAAAGGAGCAAGTAAAAGTTGGATTTGAGTATTTCAAAGGAAACCTATCACGAATAGCGGCGAACAATCAGTATTCGGAACATGAGTTCCATTTGCATTTTGTTGACCTCCAGATGTCTGGTCACTCACATAGTTCTAGCCTAGCCGCTTTGATTGCTAACTGCTCTGCTCTACTTGGAAAGCCGATGCAAGAATCAATGGTGGTTTTGGGGTCGATGACCCTAGGAGGCGTATTGCATCCAGTTCAGGACTTGGCAGGTTCAATGCAAGTCGCTCTCGAAGCTGGTGCAACCAAGATTCTCATTCCTATGGCATCTGCTACAGATATTCCGACAGTGCCAGCTGAAACATTTACTAAGTTTCAAGTTAGCTTTTACAGTGACCCTGTAGATGCGGTTTACAAGGCTCTCGGGGTTAGCTGA
- a CDS encoding TrlF family AAA-like ATPase: MSEHKAQYWKCALQVNPASYIKYRGEQQSQSEDEYNQAILAACLEESIKIIGCADHGNVAEIASLKNVLEPHGIVVFPGFEIASSEKIHFVCLFDECKTSTELNRILGSLDLIDPTDGVSPSRLGAIQLIDKVTELGGFIYAAHSTNDDGVLKRRMHHIWQHSGLLAAQIPGSIEDLKGVEDDFYRKAIQNKLPDYKKTPKIAVINAADVAKPDDLRKPGASCFIKMTTPTFSAFKMAFVDPESRIRLHSDMPENHASAIERIEFIDGYLDGVDISISEHLNTIIGGRGTGKSTLLECIRYALDKKPFEAGSADKQHKKIIDQNLGKDKGMVKLTIRSNVLNGRRFTVSRKYGEYPVVRDEQNQVTQFHPSELVPDLEIYGQNEIYEMVRDDVQRTVLIKRFISDEKPNEMAQRLQTHIAENRKKILDQQKEIAAVETEVEQLPNLQERAKLFADLGLEEKLKIIPILEREKQLVQTTKDEVLRFSSLVEIINDNLPDPVFLSETAISTLPRAEDFRKLRSVLEDLKNTGITISKQLQESSTTAMNTCTPITESVAAQVKAQEDELEKAFRKIPANNGKSGKALGAEYKSILTRIEQIKPKQQQLATRNTLLTELYRNRATLMADLREERTRHASDLKRKIKALNRKLENKVKLELCSEAQRQDIVDYLLGCRLEQVGAARLSWVIENDFTPAHLATKIREGHDALVNCGWGITPTVATSLCKMTEQQLLMLEEVQVSDRMSIELNVSHTDEEQFRDVDSLSTGQQCTAILHLLLLDNNDPLILDQPEDNLDNAFIADRIVTQLRSAKTSRQFIFATHNANIPVFGDAEWIGVISSDSDKGVIPESQQGAIDVEQIQKLAADILEGGEAAFNQRRKKYGFDDKAVTNK; encoded by the coding sequence ATGAGTGAACATAAGGCTCAATACTGGAAGTGTGCTCTGCAAGTAAACCCTGCGAGTTACATCAAGTATCGGGGAGAGCAGCAAAGTCAATCAGAAGATGAGTATAATCAAGCTATCTTAGCAGCTTGCCTTGAAGAAAGTATCAAAATTATAGGCTGCGCAGACCACGGTAATGTTGCTGAAATTGCGTCACTAAAAAATGTACTGGAGCCACATGGTATCGTCGTTTTTCCTGGGTTTGAAATTGCATCTAGCGAAAAAATTCACTTTGTTTGTCTGTTTGATGAATGCAAAACATCCACAGAGCTGAATAGAATTCTCGGCAGCTTAGATCTTATAGATCCTACCGATGGTGTTTCTCCGTCTAGACTAGGAGCCATTCAACTCATCGACAAAGTAACTGAGCTGGGTGGTTTTATCTATGCGGCACATTCAACCAATGATGATGGTGTATTAAAAAGACGGATGCATCATATCTGGCAGCATTCTGGATTACTAGCTGCTCAAATCCCTGGGTCGATAGAAGATCTGAAGGGTGTCGAAGATGACTTTTACAGAAAAGCAATTCAAAACAAGCTTCCTGACTATAAAAAAACGCCTAAGATAGCCGTCATAAATGCAGCCGATGTGGCAAAACCAGATGATCTTAGAAAACCTGGTGCTAGTTGCTTTATCAAGATGACAACACCTACCTTTAGTGCATTCAAAATGGCATTCGTTGACCCAGAGTCAAGAATAAGGCTCCATTCCGACATGCCTGAAAATCATGCTTCAGCTATAGAGCGTATTGAGTTTATAGATGGGTATCTAGATGGTGTTGATATATCAATATCAGAACATCTAAACACGATAATTGGAGGTCGGGGAACAGGCAAATCAACGTTGCTAGAGTGCATCCGCTATGCTCTAGATAAAAAGCCGTTTGAAGCAGGCTCCGCAGACAAACAACATAAAAAAATTATTGACCAGAACCTCGGAAAAGATAAAGGGATGGTGAAACTGACGATCAGAAGCAATGTGTTAAATGGTCGTCGATTTACTGTATCTAGAAAATATGGTGAATACCCTGTCGTCCGCGATGAGCAGAATCAAGTAACTCAGTTCCATCCATCTGAGCTGGTTCCCGACTTAGAAATTTATGGGCAAAATGAAATCTACGAAATGGTTCGGGATGATGTCCAGCGAACAGTTTTAATCAAACGATTTATCTCCGATGAAAAGCCAAATGAAATGGCTCAACGTCTACAAACGCATATTGCAGAGAATAGAAAGAAAATACTAGACCAACAAAAAGAAATTGCTGCGGTTGAAACAGAAGTGGAGCAGCTACCTAACCTCCAAGAACGTGCGAAGCTGTTCGCAGACTTAGGACTAGAAGAAAAATTAAAAATTATTCCTATTTTAGAACGAGAGAAACAATTGGTTCAAACAACTAAGGACGAAGTATTACGCTTCTCTTCCCTAGTTGAGATAATCAATGACAATCTGCCTGATCCTGTATTTCTAAGCGAAACAGCTATATCCACCTTACCTCGTGCAGAAGATTTTCGAAAACTACGATCTGTTTTAGAAGATCTAAAGAATACAGGTATCACCATTAGCAAGCAGCTACAAGAAAGCTCAACAACTGCAATGAATACTTGTACTCCAATAACTGAAAGCGTAGCTGCACAAGTTAAAGCTCAGGAGGATGAGCTTGAGAAGGCCTTCAGGAAAATCCCTGCGAACAATGGAAAATCAGGAAAAGCACTAGGGGCAGAATATAAATCTATATTAACTCGTATTGAGCAGATCAAACCTAAGCAGCAGCAACTAGCAACAAGAAACACATTGCTAACTGAGTTGTATAGAAACCGAGCGACTTTAATGGCTGATTTACGAGAGGAAAGAACTAGACATGCTAGCGATTTGAAACGAAAAATCAAAGCCTTAAACCGTAAGCTTGAAAACAAAGTAAAACTAGAACTATGCTCCGAGGCTCAAAGGCAAGACATAGTTGACTACTTACTTGGATGTCGTCTAGAACAAGTCGGTGCTGCAAGACTATCTTGGGTAATAGAAAACGATTTTACCCCAGCACATCTCGCAACAAAGATTAGAGAGGGGCATGATGCCTTGGTTAACTGTGGTTGGGGGATAACTCCTACGGTTGCAACCTCTCTATGCAAAATGACAGAACAGCAACTTCTTATGCTTGAAGAAGTACAAGTGAGCGATCGAATGTCCATAGAGTTGAACGTCAGTCATACAGATGAAGAACAATTTAGAGATGTTGACAGCTTATCTACGGGTCAGCAATGCACAGCTATCTTGCATTTATTGCTTTTGGACAATAATGACCCACTCATACTAGATCAACCTGAAGATAACTTGGACAATGCCTTCATCGCAGATAGAATCGTGACCCAGCTACGTAGTGCCAAAACATCTAGACAGTTTATCTTTGCAACTCATAACGCCAACATCCCTGTATTTGGTGATGCTGAGTGGATAGGAGTTATTAGCTCTGACTCAGACAAAGGTGTCATACCTGAAAGTCAGCAAGGTGCTATTGATGTTGAGCAAATACAGAAATTAGCCGCCGATATCCTTGAAGGCGGTGAAGCTGCTTTCAATCAGAGACGGAAAAAGTATGGCTTTGACGATAAAGCTGTTACGAATAAATAA
- the pglZ gene encoding BREX-1 system phosphatase PglZ type A: MNIDQISQGLLNKFEHSRLVFWQDTDKEFIDQLDELSIDGIEIIHLDDKSHFEVKTRVELLEPATRFVLYSNTETNKPERDWLYDIRLYSEDFYADSSSMILNEIGMRMEFRQVISHYRAFFTAKVRRERLKKLLPHSANKEELELALLAATLKVESPTFPAILNHLLLKLADGIDVNTIFSDLEKYNLVDTFWRFAFDVMGYQVEKFDDTEQIQPHLNDLVTKLLFTECYQSLLNSGINGNHEVFARFKQHLLPINLDESGKRDYTERRTFNSSKRATAISFIKGMRENRNLSNAYNTLAKQVEQEFEIKHILSMVKSPTHLHRVDTFEYAEQHFIILLAQQLSDLDQVEVDSLISHRLTTHWTHHQPNYAAILKAIRAAKQFYALKQQYIDGFKFSSAKEMYRAYETDLYKFDSAYRRFCEHALKVAHNGSDILKKTGLVSDIETLYVDWYLHDLAIAWGKLVDEESLLDNWKISGVPNQNEFYRRQVEGIFNTTQVKKVFVIISDALRYEVAHAISDQINNEKRFHSEIKSQLGVVPSYTQLGMASLLPHNEISTHINSTVEYKVDGISARGTDNRNKILAKRNGIAFKASEVLNWTNEEGREKVHDARVIYIYHNEIDKVGDKGESEHQTFEACATAISEIKQLIERIINRLNGSRVLITADHGFIFKSSDVVDSDRTALTVKPKGAVEAKKRYIIGESLPNDSFYWHGKMTNTASLTVNSECSDGEFIVPRGSNRFNFVGGAKFIHGGIMPQEICVPVIQVKELTTNKLQSRYAKERVPVVPLSNPIRLVSMADKIELFQAAAVGEKYTARELEIWIADPNGQPVSHKQKVMFDAASEKQDDRKRNVVIMLNGTGFDRTVSYKLMMKDISDPTKTQELQPHSVTIDIAIEDDFF, from the coding sequence ATGAACATAGACCAAATATCTCAGGGCCTTTTAAACAAATTTGAACATAGCCGTTTGGTATTTTGGCAAGATACCGACAAAGAGTTCATTGATCAGCTTGATGAGCTTTCTATTGACGGCATTGAGATCATCCATTTAGATGATAAGTCCCACTTCGAAGTAAAGACACGTGTCGAGTTACTTGAACCAGCCACCCGATTTGTTCTGTACAGTAACACTGAGACCAACAAACCTGAACGTGATTGGTTATATGATATTCGCCTATACTCCGAGGATTTCTATGCTGACTCAAGCTCAATGATCCTGAATGAGATCGGCATGAGAATGGAGTTTCGTCAGGTTATTTCCCATTACCGCGCCTTTTTTACAGCTAAGGTTCGCCGTGAACGCCTGAAGAAGTTGCTGCCTCACAGTGCAAATAAGGAAGAGCTGGAACTAGCACTACTAGCAGCGACACTTAAAGTTGAGTCTCCAACCTTCCCTGCTATCTTGAACCATCTGTTATTAAAGCTTGCAGATGGCATCGATGTTAATACTATTTTCAGTGATCTAGAAAAGTACAACTTGGTTGATACTTTCTGGCGCTTTGCTTTCGATGTGATGGGATATCAAGTTGAAAAATTTGATGATACAGAGCAAATTCAACCTCACCTAAACGATTTGGTAACCAAACTTCTATTCACAGAGTGCTACCAGTCTTTACTTAATAGTGGAATCAACGGCAATCACGAGGTCTTTGCAAGGTTCAAGCAGCACCTGCTACCAATCAACTTAGATGAATCAGGTAAACGCGATTATACCGAGCGAAGAACATTTAACTCCTCTAAACGAGCGACAGCGATCAGTTTTATTAAGGGTATGCGAGAAAATCGAAATTTATCAAATGCATATAACACCCTTGCAAAACAAGTAGAGCAAGAATTCGAGATAAAGCACATCTTGTCGATGGTTAAGTCCCCTACGCACCTTCATCGTGTCGATACTTTTGAATATGCAGAGCAACATTTTATTATCTTACTCGCTCAACAATTGAGCGACCTCGATCAAGTTGAAGTCGATTCGTTGATCTCTCATCGCTTAACGACACATTGGACTCATCATCAGCCAAATTACGCAGCTATCTTAAAAGCAATTCGAGCTGCCAAACAGTTTTATGCGTTAAAGCAGCAGTATATTGATGGCTTTAAATTTTCGTCTGCCAAAGAAATGTACCGAGCGTATGAAACTGACTTGTATAAGTTCGATTCTGCATACCGACGTTTCTGTGAGCATGCTTTAAAAGTCGCTCATAATGGCTCTGATATATTGAAAAAAACAGGGTTGGTTTCTGATATCGAAACACTATATGTGGACTGGTACTTACACGACCTAGCGATCGCTTGGGGTAAACTCGTCGATGAAGAGTCTCTGTTAGATAACTGGAAGATTTCAGGCGTACCAAACCAAAATGAGTTTTATAGACGACAAGTCGAAGGCATTTTTAATACAACACAAGTCAAAAAAGTATTTGTCATTATCTCTGATGCACTTCGTTATGAGGTTGCACATGCAATAAGTGACCAAATTAATAATGAAAAGCGCTTTCATTCCGAGATTAAATCTCAACTTGGTGTCGTACCTTCCTATACTCAGCTTGGTATGGCTTCTTTGCTACCACACAATGAAATCTCTACACACATCAACTCAACCGTCGAATACAAAGTCGATGGTATCAGTGCCCGTGGTACAGACAATCGAAATAAGATTTTGGCTAAGCGCAATGGGATCGCGTTTAAAGCCTCAGAAGTGCTGAACTGGACTAATGAGGAAGGCAGAGAAAAAGTTCACGATGCTAGAGTGATCTATATCTACCACAATGAAATTGATAAGGTTGGAGATAAAGGTGAATCAGAGCATCAAACGTTTGAAGCCTGTGCAACAGCTATCAGTGAAATCAAGCAGTTAATTGAACGTATCATCAATCGCTTAAATGGTAGTCGTGTGTTGATTACCGCTGATCATGGTTTTATTTTTAAATCCAGCGATGTTGTCGATTCAGATAGAACGGCTTTAACCGTCAAACCAAAAGGCGCTGTCGAAGCTAAAAAGCGTTACATCATTGGTGAAAGCCTTCCAAACGATAGCTTCTATTGGCACGGTAAGATGACCAACACAGCGAGTTTAACAGTAAACTCGGAATGCAGTGACGGTGAATTTATTGTTCCTCGTGGATCAAATAGATTTAACTTCGTTGGAGGGGCAAAATTTATTCACGGTGGCATTATGCCACAAGAAATTTGTGTTCCAGTCATCCAAGTCAAAGAACTGACTACAAATAAATTGCAGTCACGATACGCCAAAGAGCGAGTACCTGTTGTTCCGCTTTCAAACCCTATCCGTCTTGTCTCTATGGCAGATAAAATCGAGCTTTTCCAAGCAGCAGCTGTTGGCGAAAAGTACACAGCTCGTGAGCTAGAGATTTGGATTGCTGACCCTAATGGCCAACCCGTATCCCACAAACAGAAAGTGATGTTTGATGCGGCCTCTGAAAAGCAAGATGATAGAAAGCGAAATGTCGTGATCATGCTCAACGGTACGGGATTTGATCGCACCGTATCTTATAAGTTAATGATGAAAGACATCAGCGATCCGACTAAGACACAAGAGCTACAACCTCACTCCGTCACGATCGATATTGCGATAGAAGATGACTTCTTTTAA